In Crassostrea angulata isolate pt1a10 chromosome 6, ASM2561291v2, whole genome shotgun sequence, a genomic segment contains:
- the LOC128188874 gene encoding uncharacterized protein LOC128188874, with protein MASPGRSSGSPSTICDFARSYRHRPCEGLTESISSLTDDIFQHLKRCQASTRHQTRIPEGLLLLFRSGIFVVSKDVLQLNVCRSHRNSLCTHWYKDSRCCMHPLHPPNHREKPDRGLTCTMAKEIWLHERVVVPVGAGICRRCSERHKTTYTTKVNIESDVGDFLKLAAHLQASDDEILNSLPDTCISEADEVTVGGKFFCHKQLLIK; from the exons ATGGCTTCTCCTGGCAGGAGCTCAGGCAGCCCTTCTACTATCTGTGACTTTGCTAGGTCATACAGACATAGACCATGTGAAGGTTTGACAGAGAGTATTTCTTCCTTGACTGATGATATATTTCAACACTTAAAACGATGTCAAGCATCAACACGACATCAGACAAGAATCCCAGAAGGACTTCTGCTACTGTTTCGCAGTGGCATATTTGTTGTTTCAAAGGATGTTCTTCAATTAAATGTATGCAGAAGTCACAGGAATAGTCTTTGTACTCACTGGTACAAAGACTCTCGGTGCTGTATGCACCCTCTACATCCACCAAATCATAGGGAGAAGCCAGACAGAGGATTAACATGCACGATGGCTAAAGAAATATGGCTGCACGAGAGAGTTGTTGTGCCTGTTGGAGCTG gtatATGCAGAAGATGTTCAGAAAGACACAAGACAACCTATACCACAAAAGTAAACATTGAAAGTGATGTGG gaGATTTTTTGAAGCTTGCTGCACATTTACAAGCTAGTGATGATGAAATTTTAAACAGTttgccagatacatgtatatcagaagCAGATGAAGTTACTGTTGGAGGTAAATTCTTTTGCCATAAACAGCTCTTAATAAAGTAG
- the LOC128188873 gene encoding uncharacterized protein LOC128188873: protein MILQDVLEKLKCLNQHLSEVYLKSDNAGCYHSMPLMSYIWKNYDLLQLKVKEYNFSEVQSGKDLCDSRTGTCRMHILKYANEGNNVENAHQLKKALESYGGVKNTFISLVDINTENPPVLSGNIKNFKISQMNNFVFEEEGIRVFKAYGVGHGHLIPKSTLEKISSNFAFDETRIEVIEDSTTMPATHLQAAQLRLPFGSSDAEDSGDLSCTEPGCIQTFRKPSTLEKHLAVGNHLYHSLNGSADVAMELWAEKCSDSVFYNQSHLIQSSLISSKDNQVHTCVSNLKTGWALKLDRKFVRFSLGVKKFVKDIFDDGEKTGKKANPVSVSLQIRNERDEYGNHIFSPNDWISSQQVRSLFAQFQIKLTKESTDREKRPKLELTLKSEEDEDLNEVISDLNAMEAFNTVNSVTDICQL, encoded by the exons ATGATTCTTCAAGATGTTCTAGAAAAACTGAAATGCCTTAATCAGCATCTTTCCGAAGTTTATTTAAAATCCGACAATGCAGGATGCTATCACAGCATGCCACTTATGTCCTACATTTGGAAGAATTATGACTTGCTACAGCTCAAAGTAAAAGAGTATAATTTCAGTGAAGTTCAGAGTGGCAAAGATCTGTGTGATTCAAGAACTGGTACATGTCGCATGCATATTTTAAAGTATGCAAATGAAGGTAACAATGTGGAAAATGCACATCAACTGAAAAAAGCCTTGGAGAGTTATGGGGGAGTTAAGAACACATTCATTTCACTGGTTGATATCAATACAGAAAATCCTCCTGTATTGTCAGGAAACATTAAAAACTTCAAGATTAGTCAGATGAACAATTTTGTGTTTGAAGAAGAAGGCATCAGAGTGTTTAAAGCTTATGGTGTTGGTCATGGACACTTGATCCCCAAGAGCACTCTTGAAAAGATATCAAGTAACTTTGCCTTTGATGAGACCAGAATtgag gtcATAGAAGATTCTACAACCATGCCAGCGACACATTTACAAGCAGCACAGTTGAGGCTACCGTTTGGATCTTCAGATGCTGAAGACAGTGGAGACCTGAGCTGCACTGAACCAGGCTGTATTCAAACCTTCAGGAAACCATCTACTTTAGAAAAGCACCTTGCTGTTGGAAATCATTTATACCACAGTTTAAATGGAAGTGCCGATGTTGCCATGGAGTTGTGGGCAGAAAAGTGTTCGGATTCTGTGTTTTATAACCAGTCTCACCTCATCCAATCTTCATTGATTTCAAGTAAAGACAATCAGGTACATACCTGTGtatcaaatttgaaaacagGATGGGCTCTGAAGTTGGACAGAAAATTTGTTAGATTTTCATTGGGTGTAAAAAAGTTCGTGAAAGACATTTTTGATGATGGTGAAAAAACTGGAAAAAAGGCAAACCCTGTGTCTGTTTCATTACAAATTCGTAATGAACGGGATGAATATGGCAACCACATATTCAGTCCAAATGACTGGATTTCCTCTCAGCAAGTTCGCAGTCTCTTTGCCCAGTTTCAGATAAAACTGACTAAAGAGAGCACAGACAGAGAGAAGAGACCAAAGTTAGAACTCACTCTTAAATCTGAGGAGGATGAAGATTTAAATGAGGTTATTAGTGATCTGAATGCCATGGAGGCATTCAACACAGTTAATTCTGTTACTGATATATGTCAGCTATGA
- the LOC128189476 gene encoding uncharacterized protein LOC128189476, translating to MEEGDFNLSNLNVVANQIASEIKEEQTKVSQTEAPQQQIEDARFSWTDDSIEVKNIDMHESRGEIADDSINYSADDEDQNYDPLLDEKLKATCFVKPTLKEHPSQAESSSTPYQEVELDENYCNGYVSSMRLVINPDSGSSDDEETSNQKNVDNNGSETTPVKVPDDNKPENNDQDNKTENVNGEQEPEAKNETAAFNDLGSESKTKTESQEVSNAPYEQNVQSNTIQVPQTQTTCTGQYLESGTTCYVYQQVPQNFASDASGNLVYYQVPCQGLQCINGNYYYLPPEYSYVVTENQSYEQIKPGESTVSTQIATENGKDDKVPEEENKTPVSRSPSDGNENDKTVPVEGNRKHLSSAAESTEIPRMEEGSVETHYQYLPCGEHDAETMPFNPYQTLQQPLFAADIYHPYMEPVRLNTNFQYPAVYVSQYGLITVLLKHDVSVEMTADRAIRLVSHQKNLVVASSATGDSNFIVHPAGKISHTASTVEADIYLNRRVKMTDEQIVFGNANQTFKFNTEKVEVEEKPDFTRLSKNSSVSILFSSNNVPDQNLVMNCLDLIASAHYEPLHQIAGGYMVKINNIKVIQTNKGDVKVICADKYMRLSPRGEDLHIRSKYFIEMGIESDWSVWINHGKNFLRANRLGFILCNSNIEAGFDAHDYVRACRVPSGIPIHVEGSYFSKRRYVPRTRKKSTKELD from the coding sequence ATGGAAGAAGGTGATTTCAATTTATCGAATTTGAACGTTGTGGCAAACCAGATTGCTTCGGAAATTAAAGAAGAACAAACTAAAGTATCGCAGACAGAAGCGCCACAGCAACAGATTGAGGACGCCAGATTCTCATGGACTGATGATAGTATTGAAGTAAAGAACATTGATATGCACGAAAGCCGTGGAGAAATTGCGGACGATTCTATCAACTATTCAGCAGACGATGAGGATCAGAATTACGACCCGTTACTCGATGAAAAACTCAAGGcaacatgttttgttaaacCAACGTTGAAGGAACACCCATCTCAAGCCGAGAGTTCCTCCACACCCTACCAAGAGGTCGAATTAGATGAGAATTATTGCAACGGTTATGTTTCTTCCATGAGGCTCGTTATTAACCCAGACTCCGGTTCAAGCGACGACGAGGAAACTTCTAATCAAAAGAATGTAGATAACAACGGATCTGAGACAACCCCTGTGAAAGTTCCAGACGACAATAAACCCGAAAACAACGATCAAGATAATAAAACAGAGAATGTGAACGGGGAACAGGAGCCTGAAGCTAAGAACGAGACGGCTGCTTTTAATGATCTTGGTAGCGAGAGCAAGACAAAGACTGAAAGTCAAGAAGTCTCGAATGCACCATATGAACAAAATGTCCAGTCAAATACAATCCAAGTTCCCCAAACACAAACAACGTGTACTGGACAGTATCTGGAATCTGGCACTACTTGCTACGTTTATCAGCAAGTTCCTCAGAACTTTGCCTCTGACGCCTCTGGAAACCTCGTCTACTACCAGGTGCCATGTCAAGGTTTGCAGTGTATTAATGGTAACTACTATTATCTCCCTCCAGAATATTCCTATGTGGTGACTGAGAACCAAAGTTATGAACAAATTAAACCAGGAGAATCAACCGTTTCTACGCAGATCGCAACAGAGAATGGAAAAGACGATAAAGTGCCTGAGGAGGAAAATAAAACACCTGTATCTAGAAGTCCGTCCGATGGTAATGAAAACGACAAGACAGTGCCCGTGGAAGGCAATCGGAAACATTTGAGTAGTGCCGCCGAATCGACAGAAATACCCCGGATGGAAGAGGGCTCCGTCGAGACTCACTACCAGTATTTGCCATGTGGAGAACACGACGCTGAAACCATGCCGTTTAATCCTTACCAGACGTTACAGCAGCCCCTGTTTGCCGCCGACATATACCACCCATATATGGAGCCTGTCAGACTAAACACCAACTTCCAATATCCGGCGGTATATGTCTCCCAATATGGCCTAATCACAGTCCTACTGAAGCACGACGTCTCTGTGGAGATGACAGCTGACAGGGCAATCCGACTTGTCAGTCACCAGAAAAACCTCGTCGTTGCATCGAGTGCAACTGGAGACAGCAACTTCATAGTCCACCCAGCGGGGAAAATATCCCACACAGCATCGACCGTGGAGGCAGACATCTATCTAAACAGACGCGTGAAAATGACGGATGAACAGATCGTTTTTGGCAACGCAAATCAGACCTTCAAGTTTAACACCGAAAAGGTTGAAGTGGAGGAGAAACCCGATTTTACAAGACTGTCCAAAAATAGTTCCGTCAGCATTCTGTTTTCATCCAACAATGTCCCCGACCAGAACCTTGTGATGAACTGCCTGGACCTCATTGCCAGTGCACATTACGAGCCTCTTCATCAGATAGCTGGTGGATACATGGTCAAGATAAACAATATCAAGGTCATCCAGACAAATAAAGGCGATGTCAAGGTCATTTGCGCGGACAAGTACATGAGACTTTCTCCAAGGGGAGAAGATTTGCACATAAGAAGCAAATACTTCATTGAAATGGGCATCGAATCCGACTGGAGTGTTTGGATCAACCATGGCAAAAATTTCCTGAGAGCCAACCGTCTGGGTTTTATCCTCTGCAATAGTAACATCGAGGCTGGGTTTGACGCACACGATTACGTCAGGGCTTGTCGGGTTCCTAGTGGAATCCCGATACATGTGGAGGGGTCCTATTTCTCCAAGCGGCGTTATGTACCCAGGACGCGGAAGAAATCTACCAAAGAGCTTGATTAG
- the LOC128189857 gene encoding serine/arginine-rich splicing factor 1A-like, which translates to MSRGNDVRVYVGNLPPDIRARDIEDLFYKFGKIAFVDLKTRRGPPFCFVEFEDPRDASDAVHERDGYNYDGYTLRVEFPRGGGPGGSRSRGGGGGYGFRGGRGPPGGRGGPPSRRSEYRVLVSGLPPSGSWQDLKDHMREAGDVCYTDVYKDGTGVVEFLRKEDMKHAVSKLDDTKFRSHEGEVSYIRVKEDYRGGGGRSRSRSRSITPPRRSRASPRYSPVRGRSRSRSRS; encoded by the exons ATGTCCAGAGGAAATGACGTGCGAGTTTATGTTGGAAACCTTCCACCAGACATAAGGGCGAGGGACATTGAGGATTTGTTCTACAAGTTTGGAAAAATTGCCTTTGTCGACTTGAAAACAAGGCGAGGGccgccattttgttttgttgaattCGAGGACCCAAG AGACGCATCAGACGCTGTCCACGAAAGAGATGGCTACAACTATGATGGATATACACTGAGGGTGGAGTTCCCGCGAGGTGGAGGACCAGGTGGTTCTAGATCTAGAGGGGGTGGAGGAGGGTATGGCTTCCGTGGGGGTCGTGGACCACCAGGTGGGAGAGGAGGACCCCCATCCAGAAGATCTGAATACAGAGTTTTAGTCTCTG GATTACCACCATCTGGCAGCTGGCAGGATCTTAAAGATCACATGAGGGAAGCAGGAGATGTGTGTTATACAGATGTCTACAAAGATGGAACTGGAGTTGTTGAATTTCTCAGGAAAGAAGACATGAAACATGCTGTCAGCAAACTGGATGACACCAAGTTTAGGTCTCATGAG ggAGAAGTGTCTTACATCCGTGTGAAAGAAGATTACAGAGGAGGCGGAGGAAGGTCAAGGTCCCGCAGCAGAAGTATCACACCCCCAAGACGATCCAGGGCATCCCCCAGATATTCACCAGTCAGGGGCCGATCAAGGTCTAGGTCCAGATCTTAA